A section of the Cydia splendana chromosome 1, ilCydSple1.2, whole genome shotgun sequence genome encodes:
- the LOC134791083 gene encoding protein lethal(2)denticleless isoform X1, with protein MNDLQYLIDRQFGISSRYNYDNVLKRLVVNGAECFYGLQPSSAVPAASLDQQDPPIFACRFSEAAGYENILALANEDGKVAIQDTSKISFTGALDSFQCHNNAVFDLAWAPRSLSFVTVSGDHTASLWDVAESTPKRVLVFSNHTRSVKTAVFRPNEPSVFATGARDGHILVWDVRCGQPTVVVKPDNCLMNCHSSFTPKTPGSHTKRPRLDNHRSISITGLVFQDDTTLISCGECDGNIKVWDLRKNYTIYKREPLPKHSIPYCGSSTKNGYTNLIIDDARMRLYASCMDNVIYCFNISTYNSLPEQRYVGHENSTFYIKTSLSPDSMYLVSGSSDKNAYIWNVKYSEPVVKLAGHWAEVTCPAWCQKGDMKIVTCSDDARHKIWRIGKEFVSDHERNMELKGHAEVVPRTDRTTLPKWGTLDRTPSSLKRKLVTTPGSYSCKRMRSDSTSVRKTKRCLTDLMNASREADDAEILVKRLKLDMVPEDGEPKLLPAGIKRHSDVLDNTSPVHLSFDSGQMSSDWNYIAPKAGTSFMTPTKNYEKRVCRKLSPKSPKTITPPSMASCSPVSVSPTKLRIISFNTPTKNLPNFVLDGEAPHLRLMSPVKKKQDTTNWLTRIVREKKGKNPEAFEKDVVAPLSPKENIPVRRNSVTEKTPKFGKKSRTLLTYFSVANKDK; from the exons ATGAACGACCTCCAGTATCTCATCGATAGACAATTTGGCATAA GCAGCCGCTACAACTACGACAACGTGCTCAAACGACTGGTGGTGAACGGTGCGGAGTGTTTTTACGGGCTGCAGCCTTCGAGTGCGGTTCCTGCAGCCTCACTCGATCAGCAGGACCCTCCAATCTTTGCATGCCGATTCTCTGAGGCTGCCGGCTATGAAAACATCTTAGCCTTAGCTAATGAAGACGGGAAAGTGGCTATTCAG GATACATCAAAGATAAGTTTCACAGGAGCCCTAGATAGCTTCCAGTGCCACAACAATGCCGTGTTTGACTTGGCCTGGGCGCCTCGCTCCCTTAGCTTTGTTACTGTCTCAG GAGATCATACAGCCAGTTTATGGGATGTGGCCGAGAGCACTCCAAAGCGTGTCCTCGTATTCTCCAACCACACACGCTCAGTCAAGACAGCTGTTTTCCGCCCTAACGAGCCCTCGGTTTTTGCTACTGGGGCCCGAGATGGACACATCCTTGTTTGGGACGTGAGGTGCGGGCAACCCACTGTTGTTGTTAAACCTGATAACTGCCTCATGAACTGCCACTCCTCATTCACACCAAAAACACCAGGTTCACATACCAAAAGACCCCGACTTGATAACCATAGGTCCATCAGCATCACTGGTCTAGTTTTTCAAGACGACACAACCCTAATATCATGCGGCGAATGCGACGGTAACATCAAAGTGTGGGATTTAAGAAAGAATTATACTATTTATAAAAGAGAACCACTACCAAAACATTCTATACCATATTGTGGAAGTTCGACAAAGAATGGTTATACAAATCTCATCATTGACGATGCTAGGATGAGACTCTACGCCAGCTGCATGGATAATGTAATTTACTGCTTTAATATTTCAACGTATAATTCGCTGCCAGAGCAAAGATACGTCGGCCATGAAAATAgcacattttacatcaaaactAGTCTTAGCCCTGACAGTATGTACTTAGTTTCTGGCAGTAGCGATAAGAATGCTTACATTTGGAACGTAAAGTACTCTGAGCCGGTTGTAAAGTTGGCTGGGCACTGGGCCGAGGTCACGTGCCCTGCGTGGTGTCAGAAGGGTGACATGAAGATCGTCACTTGCAGCGACGACGCGCGACACAAAATCTGGAGAATAGGGAAGGAGTTTGTATCGGATCATGAACGGAACATGGAGCTGAAGGGGCACGCCGAGGTCGTCCCAAGAACTGACAGAACCACTCTACCAAAGTGGGGCACTCTGGACCGTACACCCAGCTCATTAAAGAGGAAATTGGTGACAACTCCAGGCTCATATAGCTGTAAACGCATGCGTTCTGACAGCACTTCAGTAAGAAAAACTAAGAGATGTTTAACAGATCTGATGAACGCTTCCAGAGAGGCAGATGATGCCGAAATCCTAGTTAAGCGTTTAAAGCTGGATATGGTCCCGGAGGATGGTGAACCGAAGTTGCTTCCTGCCGGCATTAAGAGGCACAGTGATGTGTTAGACAACACCAGTCCTGTACACTTATCCTTTGATTCAGGTCAAATGTCGAGTGATTGGAACTATATAGCACCGAAAGCTGGCACTTCATTTATGACACCCACAAAAAACTATGAAAAGAGGGTATGCAGGAAACTGTCTCCAAAATCACCGAAGACTATCACGCCACCTTCAATGGCTAGTTGTTCACCAGTAAGCGTTTCTCCTACTAAACTTAGAATAATAAGTTTCAACACTCCCACTAAAAATTTACCAAATTTTGTGCTTGATGGTGAGGCTCCACATTTAAGACTGATGTCGCCCGTCAAGAAGAAACAGGACACCACTAACTGGCTCACACGCATAGTGCgagaaaaaaaaggaaaaaatccGGAAGCATTCGAAAAAGACGTGGTTGCGCCGCTTAGTCCTAAAGAGAATATACCTGTTAGAAGGAATTCTGTAACAGAAAAAACACCCAAATTTGGCAAAAAATCTAGAACGCTGCTGACGTACTTCTCAGTTGCCAATAAAGACAAATAA
- the LOC134791083 gene encoding protein lethal(2)denticleless isoform X2, with amino-acid sequence MLQDTSKISFTGALDSFQCHNNAVFDLAWAPRSLSFVTVSGDHTASLWDVAESTPKRVLVFSNHTRSVKTAVFRPNEPSVFATGARDGHILVWDVRCGQPTVVVKPDNCLMNCHSSFTPKTPGSHTKRPRLDNHRSISITGLVFQDDTTLISCGECDGNIKVWDLRKNYTIYKREPLPKHSIPYCGSSTKNGYTNLIIDDARMRLYASCMDNVIYCFNISTYNSLPEQRYVGHENSTFYIKTSLSPDSMYLVSGSSDKNAYIWNVKYSEPVVKLAGHWAEVTCPAWCQKGDMKIVTCSDDARHKIWRIGKEFVSDHERNMELKGHAEVVPRTDRTTLPKWGTLDRTPSSLKRKLVTTPGSYSCKRMRSDSTSVRKTKRCLTDLMNASREADDAEILVKRLKLDMVPEDGEPKLLPAGIKRHSDVLDNTSPVHLSFDSGQMSSDWNYIAPKAGTSFMTPTKNYEKRVCRKLSPKSPKTITPPSMASCSPVSVSPTKLRIISFNTPTKNLPNFVLDGEAPHLRLMSPVKKKQDTTNWLTRIVREKKGKNPEAFEKDVVAPLSPKENIPVRRNSVTEKTPKFGKKSRTLLTYFSVANKDK; translated from the exons ATGTTGCAGGATACATCAAAGATAAGTTTCACAGGAGCCCTAGATAGCTTCCAGTGCCACAACAATGCCGTGTTTGACTTGGCCTGGGCGCCTCGCTCCCTTAGCTTTGTTACTGTCTCAG GAGATCATACAGCCAGTTTATGGGATGTGGCCGAGAGCACTCCAAAGCGTGTCCTCGTATTCTCCAACCACACACGCTCAGTCAAGACAGCTGTTTTCCGCCCTAACGAGCCCTCGGTTTTTGCTACTGGGGCCCGAGATGGACACATCCTTGTTTGGGACGTGAGGTGCGGGCAACCCACTGTTGTTGTTAAACCTGATAACTGCCTCATGAACTGCCACTCCTCATTCACACCAAAAACACCAGGTTCACATACCAAAAGACCCCGACTTGATAACCATAGGTCCATCAGCATCACTGGTCTAGTTTTTCAAGACGACACAACCCTAATATCATGCGGCGAATGCGACGGTAACATCAAAGTGTGGGATTTAAGAAAGAATTATACTATTTATAAAAGAGAACCACTACCAAAACATTCTATACCATATTGTGGAAGTTCGACAAAGAATGGTTATACAAATCTCATCATTGACGATGCTAGGATGAGACTCTACGCCAGCTGCATGGATAATGTAATTTACTGCTTTAATATTTCAACGTATAATTCGCTGCCAGAGCAAAGATACGTCGGCCATGAAAATAgcacattttacatcaaaactAGTCTTAGCCCTGACAGTATGTACTTAGTTTCTGGCAGTAGCGATAAGAATGCTTACATTTGGAACGTAAAGTACTCTGAGCCGGTTGTAAAGTTGGCTGGGCACTGGGCCGAGGTCACGTGCCCTGCGTGGTGTCAGAAGGGTGACATGAAGATCGTCACTTGCAGCGACGACGCGCGACACAAAATCTGGAGAATAGGGAAGGAGTTTGTATCGGATCATGAACGGAACATGGAGCTGAAGGGGCACGCCGAGGTCGTCCCAAGAACTGACAGAACCACTCTACCAAAGTGGGGCACTCTGGACCGTACACCCAGCTCATTAAAGAGGAAATTGGTGACAACTCCAGGCTCATATAGCTGTAAACGCATGCGTTCTGACAGCACTTCAGTAAGAAAAACTAAGAGATGTTTAACAGATCTGATGAACGCTTCCAGAGAGGCAGATGATGCCGAAATCCTAGTTAAGCGTTTAAAGCTGGATATGGTCCCGGAGGATGGTGAACCGAAGTTGCTTCCTGCCGGCATTAAGAGGCACAGTGATGTGTTAGACAACACCAGTCCTGTACACTTATCCTTTGATTCAGGTCAAATGTCGAGTGATTGGAACTATATAGCACCGAAAGCTGGCACTTCATTTATGACACCCACAAAAAACTATGAAAAGAGGGTATGCAGGAAACTGTCTCCAAAATCACCGAAGACTATCACGCCACCTTCAATGGCTAGTTGTTCACCAGTAAGCGTTTCTCCTACTAAACTTAGAATAATAAGTTTCAACACTCCCACTAAAAATTTACCAAATTTTGTGCTTGATGGTGAGGCTCCACATTTAAGACTGATGTCGCCCGTCAAGAAGAAACAGGACACCACTAACTGGCTCACACGCATAGTGCgagaaaaaaaaggaaaaaatccGGAAGCATTCGAAAAAGACGTGGTTGCGCCGCTTAGTCCTAAAGAGAATATACCTGTTAGAAGGAATTCTGTAACAGAAAAAACACCCAAATTTGGCAAAAAATCTAGAACGCTGCTGACGTACTTCTCAGTTGCCAATAAAGACAAATAA